A region from the Streptomyces sp. 3214.6 genome encodes:
- a CDS encoding response regulator, with the protein MPGASGRVLVVDDNKVIRQLIRVNLELEGIEVVTASDGAECLEVVHQVQPDLVTLDVVMPRLDGLRTAARLRADPRTRDLPLVIISACTQYEVEAGLEVGVDAFLAKPFEPTELVSVVRELMERRKGDGGSGAGVDLGLGLGIGPVLGAGEGVGAGKGGVPGAGSAAE; encoded by the coding sequence GTGCCAGGCGCGTCGGGCCGGGTGCTTGTTGTGGACGACAACAAGGTCATCCGGCAGCTGATCAGGGTCAATCTCGAGCTGGAGGGCATCGAGGTCGTGACCGCGTCCGATGGTGCCGAGTGTCTGGAAGTCGTTCATCAGGTGCAGCCCGATCTCGTGACCCTCGATGTCGTCATGCCCCGGTTGGACGGGCTGCGCACCGCCGCTCGGTTGCGTGCCGATCCGCGGACGCGAGATCTTCCCCTTGTCATCATCAGCGCCTGTACGCAGTACGAGGTCGAGGCCGGCCTCGAAGTCGGCGTCGACGCCTTTCTCGCCAAGCCTTTCGAGCCCACCGAACTCGTCTCCGTCGTACGGGAGTTGATGGAGCGGAGGAAGGGGGACGGCGGAAGTGGGGCTGGGGTGGATCTGGGGTTGGGTCTGGGGATCGGGCCTGTGCTGGGAGCGGGGGAGGGCGTGGGTGCGGGGAAAGGCGGCGTGCCGGGCGCTGGGTCTGCGGCCGAGTAG
- a CDS encoding homoserine dehydrogenase, giving the protein MRKRPLKVALLGCGVVGSEVARIMTTHADDLAARIGAPVELAGVAVRRPSKVRDGIDPDLVTTDATALVKRGDIDVVVEVIGGIEPARTLITTAFEYGASVVSANKALLAQDGAALHAAAEEHGEDLYYEAAVAGAIPLIRPLRESLAGDKVNRVLGIVNGTTNFILDKMDSTGAGYQEALDEATALGYAEADPTADVEAFDAAAKAAILAGIAFHTRVRLDDVYREGMTEVTAADFASARAMGCTIKLLAICERAADGGSVTARVHPAMIPLTHPLASVRGAYNAVFVESDAAGQLMFYGPGAGGAPTASAVLGDLVAVCRNRLSGATGPGESAYAALPVSPMGDVVTRYHISLDVADKPGVLAQVATVFAEHGVSIDTVRQQGRQDGDGEASLVVVTHRASDASLTGTVEALRKLDTVRGVASIMRVEGE; this is encoded by the coding sequence ATGCGTAAGCGTCCGCTGAAGGTGGCGCTGCTGGGCTGTGGAGTGGTCGGCTCAGAGGTGGCGCGCATCATGACGACGCACGCCGACGACCTCGCCGCGCGCATCGGGGCGCCGGTGGAGCTTGCGGGCGTCGCGGTGCGGCGGCCCTCCAAGGTCCGGGACGGCATCGACCCGGACCTCGTCACCACCGACGCCACCGCCCTCGTCAAACGCGGGGACATCGACGTCGTCGTCGAGGTCATCGGCGGCATCGAGCCCGCTCGTACGCTCATCACGACCGCCTTCGAGTACGGCGCCTCCGTCGTCTCGGCGAACAAGGCGCTCCTCGCCCAGGACGGCGCGGCGCTGCACGCCGCCGCCGAGGAGCACGGCGAGGACCTCTACTACGAGGCCGCCGTCGCCGGCGCCATCCCGCTGATCCGGCCGCTGCGCGAGTCCCTCGCCGGGGACAAGGTCAACCGGGTGCTCGGGATCGTCAACGGCACCACCAATTTCATCCTCGACAAGATGGACTCCACCGGCGCCGGATACCAGGAGGCCCTCGACGAGGCCACCGCCCTGGGCTACGCCGAGGCCGACCCCACCGCCGATGTCGAGGCCTTCGACGCCGCCGCCAAGGCCGCCATCCTCGCCGGGATCGCCTTCCACACGCGCGTGCGCCTCGACGACGTCTACCGCGAGGGCATGACCGAGGTGACCGCGGCCGACTTCGCCTCCGCCAGGGCGATGGGCTGCACCATAAAGCTGCTCGCCATCTGTGAGCGGGCCGCCGACGGAGGGTCCGTTACGGCCCGCGTGCACCCGGCGATGATTCCGCTCACCCATCCGCTCGCCTCCGTGCGCGGCGCGTACAACGCCGTGTTCGTGGAGTCGGACGCGGCCGGGCAGCTCATGTTCTACGGCCCCGGCGCCGGCGGTGCTCCCACCGCCTCCGCCGTGCTCGGCGACCTGGTCGCCGTCTGCCGCAACCGGCTCAGCGGGGCAACGGGGCCCGGCGAGTCGGCGTATGCCGCCCTGCCGGTGTCGCCGATGGGCGATGTCGTCACCCGCTATCACATCAGCCTCGACGTCGCCGACAAACCGGGCGTTCTCGCCCAGGTCGCCACGGTGTTCGCCGAGCACGGGGTGTCGATCGATACCGTGCGGCAGCAAGGACGCCAAGACGGCGACGGCGAGGCCTCCCTCGTCGTCGTCACCCACCGCGCGTCCGACGCCTCCCTCACCGGGACCGTCGAGGCGTTGCGCAAGCTCGACACCGTGCGGGGTGTCGCCAGCATCATGCGGGTTGAAGGAGAGTAA
- the lysA gene encoding diaminopimelate decarboxylase, with protein sequence MSRSAHPAGPRHADVLPEGHYSAPPTDLNALDAKVWARTVTRDTDGVVTVGGVDVKSLAEQHGTPAYILDEADFRDRARAWRTAFGADADVFYAGKAFLSRAVVRWLHEEGLNLDVCSGGELATALSAGMPADRIAFHGNNKSTDEIHRAVDAGVGRIVLDSFQEIVRVAHIAQSLGKRQRVQIRITVGVEAHTHEFIATAHEDQKFGIPLAGGQAAEAVRRALQLDGLELIGIHSHIGSQIFDMSGFEVAAHRVVGLLRDIRDEHGVELPEIDLGGGLGIAYTSDDDPREPHEIAKALTEIVTRECEGARLRTPRISVEPGRAIVGPTAFTLYEVGTIKPLDGLRTYVSVDGGMSDNIRTALYDAEYSVVLVSRVSDAAPMLARVVGKHCESGDIVVKDAFLPSDLAPGDLIAVPATGAYCRSMASNYNHVLRPPVVAVHEGESRVIVRRETEDDLLRLDVG encoded by the coding sequence ATGAGCCGTTCCGCCCACCCCGCCGGGCCCCGTCACGCCGACGTCCTTCCCGAGGGGCACTATTCCGCTCCGCCCACCGACCTCAACGCCCTCGACGCCAAGGTGTGGGCGCGGACGGTCACGCGCGACACCGACGGTGTCGTCACCGTCGGCGGGGTAGACGTCAAGTCCCTCGCCGAGCAGCACGGCACCCCGGCCTACATCCTCGACGAGGCGGACTTCCGGGACCGGGCCCGTGCCTGGCGTACCGCCTTCGGGGCCGACGCCGACGTCTTCTACGCCGGCAAGGCGTTCCTGTCCCGGGCCGTCGTGCGGTGGCTGCACGAGGAGGGGCTCAACCTCGACGTCTGTTCCGGCGGCGAGCTGGCCACCGCCCTCTCCGCCGGTATGCCCGCCGACCGCATCGCCTTCCACGGCAACAACAAGTCCACGGACGAGATCCACCGGGCCGTCGACGCCGGGGTCGGGCGGATCGTTCTCGACTCGTTCCAGGAGATCGTGCGGGTCGCCCACATCGCGCAGTCTCTCGGGAAGCGGCAGCGGGTTCAGATCCGGATCACCGTCGGCGTCGAGGCGCACACGCACGAGTTCATCGCCACCGCCCACGAGGACCAGAAGTTCGGGATTCCGCTGGCCGGGGGACAGGCCGCCGAAGCCGTGCGCCGCGCGCTCCAGCTCGACGGGCTCGAGCTCATCGGGATCCACTCCCACATCGGGTCGCAGATCTTCGACATGTCCGGCTTCGAGGTCGCCGCGCACCGGGTGGTCGGACTGCTCAGGGACATCCGTGACGAGCACGGGGTCGAACTGCCCGAGATCGACCTCGGCGGCGGCCTCGGGATCGCCTACACCAGCGACGACGACCCGCGCGAGCCCCATGAGATCGCCAAGGCCCTCACCGAGATCGTCACGCGCGAGTGTGAAGGGGCCCGCCTTCGCACGCCCCGTATCTCCGTCGAGCCCGGCCGCGCCATCGTCGGCCCCACCGCTTTCACGCTCTACGAGGTCGGCACCATCAAGCCTCTCGACGGGCTCCGTACCTATGTCTCCGTCGACGGCGGCATGTCGGACAACATCCGCACTGCGCTGTACGACGCCGAGTACAGCGTCGTCCTCGTCTCCCGCGTCTCCGACGCGGCGCCGATGCTGGCCCGGGTGGTCGGCAAGCACTGTGAGAGCGGCGACATCGTGGTCAAGGACGCGTTCCTGCCGTCCGACCTGGCACCGGGTGACCTGATCGCCGTGCCCGCCACGGGCGCGTACTGCCGGTCCATGGCCAGCAACTACAACCATGTGCTGCGGCCGCCGGTGGTGGCCGTGCACGAGGGGGAGTCGCGGGTCATCGTGCGGCGGGAGACCGAGGACGATCTGCTGCGCCTCGACGTCGGCTGA
- the nrtL gene encoding ArgS-related anticodon-binding protein NrtL: MTPVELSRTVLRAVRCAVEDGELSVGVPERAVVTPPGPGGRGDYATNIALQLARPAGRPPLRVAEVLRRYLARAEGVAGVEITGPGFLNISLDGSAASALVRRIQLEGLRYGHTDRLAGQVFAVRVPYEVRAEVIADALGRIIGAQGGRVDIGHGEPVTLRPVPAPEDPAPLGLDAARWALLHPAPHDRPRITADHLVQREGNPLFRVRYAHARTRAVSRNAADLGFTGQPGPLDGVDAVAVDDLVALLADHPRILATTVRLPSRPSSPSPPHQSGTPGTPGTPGTPGTPGLPASSALDPGAPSRLTRHLLALADATLVLLPSVLPRGDEKPLAAHRARLALAEAAGTVLAGGLSLLGIDAPDHL; encoded by the coding sequence GTGACTCCCGTCGAGCTCTCCCGTACCGTGCTGCGCGCGGTGCGTTGTGCTGTGGAGGACGGAGAGCTCAGCGTGGGCGTTCCGGAGCGGGCCGTGGTCACGCCGCCGGGGCCCGGGGGGCGGGGGGACTACGCCACCAACATCGCTCTGCAGCTCGCCCGGCCGGCCGGGCGGCCACCGCTTCGGGTTGCCGAGGTGCTTCGGCGGTATCTGGCCCGGGCCGAAGGCGTTGCCGGGGTCGAGATCACCGGGCCCGGGTTCCTCAACATCAGCCTCGACGGTTCCGCCGCCTCCGCCCTCGTCCGGCGGATTCAGCTCGAAGGTCTGCGGTACGGGCACACCGACCGCCTCGCCGGGCAGGTTTTCGCGGTGCGGGTGCCGTACGAGGTGCGGGCCGAGGTCATCGCCGACGCGCTCGGGCGGATCATCGGGGCGCAGGGCGGCCGCGTCGACATCGGGCACGGCGAGCCCGTCACCCTGCGGCCGGTCCCCGCTCCCGAGGATCCCGCTCCACTCGGTCTCGACGCCGCGCGGTGGGCGCTGCTCCACCCCGCCCCGCACGATCGACCCAGGATCACCGCCGACCATCTGGTCCAGCGTGAGGGCAACCCCCTCTTCCGGGTCCGTTACGCCCACGCCCGCACCCGGGCCGTCAGCCGTAACGCCGCCGATCTCGGCTTCACCGGGCAGCCCGGTCCACTGGACGGGGTGGACGCGGTGGCCGTCGACGACCTCGTCGCTCTGCTCGCGGATCACCCCCGCATCCTTGCTACCACCGTCAGGCTCCCGAGCCGTCCGAGCTCCCCGAGCCCCCCGCACCAGTCGGGAACGCCGGGAACGCCGGGAACGCCGGGAACGCCGGGAACGCCGGGATTGCCGGCGTCGTCGGCCCTTGACCCCGGTGCCCCCTCCCGTCTCACCCGTCACCTGCTGGCCCTCGCCGACGCCACGCTCGTCCTGCTTCCCAGCGTCCTTCCCCGTGGTGACGAGAAACCCTTGGCCGCCCACCGTGCCCGGCTCGCGCTCGCCGAAGCCGCCGGGACGGTGCTGGCCGGCGGCCTGTCCCTGCTCGGCATCGACGCACCCGACCACCTCTGA
- a CDS encoding tyrosine-type recombinase/integrase, whose translation MKSLDVKVWGVRNRGTKTPSYGVRWSVAGNVFSDSFRTKALADHYRSKLMRAMREGEEFDTESGLPGTMEEQKSAVSWYDFALRYLAMKWPHAAPNTRDGINESLTSVTVELLDERAGRPSDEALRKALRNWAFVLPGPNDREVPDDVRNVLHWVSKASRPLADLAEPATARAVLDSLKLKLDGAAAAAETVRRKRRTLVNAANYAVDLGELRENPITAVRWQKPKVSSQVDPRVVANPEQARNLLAAVSYVGGYRRARGRRLVGLFAAMYFGGLRPAEAVGLVETDLVLPEQGWGSALLHRTRPSVGKQWTDSGETHDDRGLKNRPTEDVRRVPIPPHLVAKFREHLATFGTADDGRLFFSEKGSVVPSSTYYRVWQEARFLALPPAVAASPLASRPYDLRHSALSTWLNAGVDPTEVAERAGNSVEVLLTRYAKCLDGRQDVANRRIEDLLREYE comes from the coding sequence GTGAAGTCACTCGACGTGAAGGTCTGGGGCGTACGTAACCGCGGTACCAAGACACCTTCCTACGGTGTCCGCTGGTCGGTGGCCGGAAATGTCTTCTCCGACTCCTTCCGCACCAAGGCGCTCGCTGATCACTACCGCTCGAAGCTCATGCGCGCGATGCGTGAGGGCGAGGAATTCGACACGGAGTCCGGCCTCCCTGGCACCATGGAAGAGCAGAAGTCGGCCGTGTCCTGGTACGACTTCGCCCTCAGGTACCTCGCGATGAAGTGGCCCCACGCCGCACCCAACACGCGGGACGGCATCAACGAATCGCTCACCAGCGTGACGGTGGAACTCCTCGACGAGCGCGCTGGACGGCCGTCCGACGAGGCCTTGCGCAAAGCGCTCCGCAACTGGGCCTTCGTGCTGCCGGGGCCCAACGACCGGGAAGTCCCGGACGACGTGCGGAACGTCCTTCACTGGGTGTCCAAGGCATCTCGCCCGCTCGCCGATCTCGCCGAACCCGCGACGGCCCGTGCAGTGCTCGACTCGCTGAAACTCAAGCTCGACGGCGCAGCAGCCGCCGCCGAAACGGTACGGCGTAAGCGCCGGACGCTTGTCAACGCTGCGAACTACGCCGTCGACCTGGGGGAGCTGCGCGAGAACCCGATCACGGCTGTCCGCTGGCAGAAGCCGAAGGTGTCCAGCCAGGTGGATCCCCGCGTTGTCGCCAACCCGGAGCAGGCTCGTAATCTCCTGGCGGCCGTTTCCTACGTGGGCGGTTACCGGCGCGCTCGTGGTCGGCGCCTCGTGGGGCTGTTCGCTGCCATGTACTTCGGCGGTCTCCGGCCGGCTGAGGCGGTCGGCCTTGTTGAGACGGATCTGGTCCTCCCCGAGCAGGGATGGGGTTCGGCTCTGCTCCACCGGACTCGCCCGTCGGTCGGTAAGCAGTGGACCGACTCGGGGGAGACCCATGACGACCGCGGGCTCAAGAACCGGCCAACCGAGGACGTTAGGCGAGTGCCTATCCCGCCTCACCTCGTCGCCAAGTTTCGCGAGCACCTGGCCACCTTTGGCACAGCGGACGACGGGCGGCTCTTCTTCAGTGAGAAGGGATCCGTCGTTCCGTCCTCGACGTACTACCGCGTCTGGCAGGAGGCTCGGTTCCTCGCGCTGCCGCCGGCCGTCGCAGCTTCGCCGCTCGCGAGTCGACCGTACGACCTTCGGCACTCGGCGCTGTCGACGTGGCTTAACGCGGGTGTGGACCCCACCGAGGTCGCCGAGCGAGCGGGCAACAGCGTCGAGGTTCTGCTGACCCGCTACGCGAAGTGCCTCGACGGACGGCAAGACGTCGCCAACCGGCGGATTGAGGACCTGCTTCGCGAGTACGAGTGA
- the thrB gene encoding homoserine kinase, with protein MAGPAFRAAPVRVRVPATSANLGPGFDAFGLALGLYDDVVVRVADSGLHIDIAGEGSETLPRDEKHLLVRSLRTAFDALGGQPRGLEIVCANRIPHGRGLGSSSAAICAGIVAARAVTIGGESKLDDAALLELATEIEGHPDNVAACLLGGFTLSWMESGAARAIRTEPADSIVPVVFVPGKPVLTETARGLLPRSVPHVDAAANAGRAALLVEALTRRPELLLPATEDRLHQEYRAPAMPESAALVERLRADGIPAVISGAGPTVMALADAATADKIEASAGSDWAANRLALDLQGASVLPLAPSGDL; from the coding sequence ATGGCCGGTCCCGCCTTCCGCGCCGCCCCCGTCCGGGTGCGCGTCCCCGCCACCAGCGCCAACCTCGGCCCGGGCTTCGACGCCTTCGGCCTCGCGCTGGGGCTCTACGACGACGTCGTCGTCCGGGTGGCCGACTCCGGGCTGCACATCGACATCGCGGGGGAGGGCAGCGAGACGCTTCCGCGCGACGAGAAGCACCTCCTCGTCCGCTCCCTGCGCACCGCCTTCGACGCCCTGGGCGGCCAGCCGCGCGGCCTGGAGATCGTCTGCGCCAACCGCATCCCGCACGGCCGGGGCCTCGGCTCCTCCTCCGCCGCGATCTGCGCCGGCATCGTCGCCGCGCGCGCGGTGACCATAGGCGGCGAGAGCAAGCTCGACGACGCCGCGCTGCTGGAGCTCGCGACCGAGATCGAGGGCCACCCGGACAACGTGGCGGCCTGTCTGCTCGGCGGGTTCACCCTGTCCTGGATGGAGTCCGGCGCCGCGCGGGCGATCAGGACGGAGCCCGCCGATTCCATCGTTCCGGTGGTTTTCGTGCCCGGAAAGCCGGTCCTCACCGAGACCGCGCGCGGTCTGCTCCCGCGCTCCGTGCCGCACGTCGACGCCGCCGCCAACGCCGGCCGGGCCGCACTGCTCGTCGAGGCCCTGACCCGCCGCCCCGAACTGCTGCTGCCCGCCACCGAGGACCGGCTGCACCAGGAGTATCGCGCCCCGGCCATGCCGGAGAGCGCGGCTCTGGTGGAGCGGCTGCGCGCCGACGGGATCCCCGCGGTGATCTCCGGCGCCGGACCCACCGTGATGGCGCTGGCCGACGCGGCCACGGCCGACAAGATCGAGGCGTCGGCCGGCTCGGACTGGGCCGCGAACCGCCTGGCCCTGGACCTGCAAGGGGCGAGCGTGCTGCCCCTTGCGCCCTCCGGCGACCTCTGA
- a CDS encoding helix-turn-helix transcriptional regulator gives MTVPQILTELGGVSRRTFYRWRELGYGPAAFKLPNGELRVWRSDFATWLRQLEAAA, from the coding sequence ATGACTGTCCCGCAGATCCTCACCGAGTTGGGCGGAGTCTCCCGTCGCACCTTCTACCGCTGGCGCGAGTTGGGATACGGGCCAGCCGCGTTCAAGCTGCCCAACGGGGAGCTCCGGGTGTGGCGGAGTGACTTCGCCACGTGGCTGCGGCAGTTGGAGGCAGCGGCGTGA
- the thrC gene encoding threonine synthase produces the protein MTHQWRGIIEEYRDRLPVSDSTPVVSLREGGTPLVPAQVLSERTGCEVHLKVEGANPTGSFKDRGMTMAITRAKEEGAQAVICASTGNTSASAAAYAVRAGMVCAVLVPQGKIAIGKMGQALVHGAKILQVDGNFDDCLTLARDLSDNYPVALVNSVNPVRIEGQKTASFEIVDMLGDAPDIHVLPVGNAGNITAYWKGYKEYAADGIAARTPRMWGFQASGSAPIVRGEVVKDPSTIATAIRIGNPASWKFALAAQEESGGFIDEVTDREILRAYRLLAAQEGVFVEPASAASVAGLLKAAEQGKVDPGQRIVCTVTGNGLKDPDWAVAGAPQPVTVPVDAATAAERLGLA, from the coding sequence ATGACCCACCAGTGGCGCGGAATCATCGAGGAGTACCGGGACCGGCTGCCGGTATCCGACAGCACGCCGGTCGTCTCCCTCCGCGAGGGCGGCACGCCCCTCGTGCCCGCGCAGGTGCTCTCCGAGCGCACGGGCTGCGAGGTCCACCTCAAGGTGGAGGGCGCCAACCCGACCGGGTCCTTCAAGGACCGCGGTATGACCATGGCCATCACGCGGGCCAAGGAGGAGGGTGCGCAGGCCGTCATCTGCGCCTCCACCGGCAACACCTCCGCGTCCGCCGCCGCCTACGCCGTGCGCGCCGGCATGGTCTGTGCCGTGCTCGTCCCGCAGGGCAAGATCGCGATCGGCAAGATGGGCCAGGCCCTCGTGCACGGCGCGAAGATCCTCCAGGTCGACGGCAACTTCGACGACTGCCTCACGCTCGCGCGTGACCTGTCGGACAACTACCCGGTGGCGCTGGTCAATTCGGTCAACCCGGTGCGCATCGAGGGTCAGAAGACGGCCTCGTTCGAGATCGTGGACATGCTCGGGGACGCCCCCGACATCCACGTCCTGCCGGTCGGCAACGCGGGCAACATCACCGCGTACTGGAAGGGTTACAAGGAGTACGCCGCCGACGGCATCGCCGCGCGGACGCCCCGCATGTGGGGCTTCCAGGCGTCCGGCAGTGCGCCCATCGTGCGCGGCGAGGTCGTCAAGGACCCGTCGACGATCGCCACCGCGATCCGCATCGGCAACCCCGCCTCCTGGAAGTTCGCGCTGGCGGCGCAGGAGGAGTCCGGCGGCTTCATCGACGAGGTGACGGACCGTGAGATTCTGCGCGCCTACCGGCTGTTGGCCGCGCAGGAGGGCGTCTTCGTGGAGCCCGCGTCCGCCGCGTCCGTGGCCGGTCTGCTGAAGGCCGCCGAGCAGGGCAAGGTCGACCCGGGACAGCGCATCGTCTGCACCGTCACCGGCAACGGCCTGAAGGACCCCGACTGGGCCGTCGCCGGCGCCCCGCAGCCGGTCACCGTCCCGGTCGACGCTGCGACGGCGGCCGAGCGCCTCGGTCTGGCCTGA